From one Montipora capricornis isolate CH-2021 chromosome 10, ASM3666992v2, whole genome shotgun sequence genomic stretch:
- the LOC138019202 gene encoding adrenocorticotropic hormone receptor-like, whose product MNEANEMSHDHDHEHGAGIISSATVAIVAGIFSLTFSSATILTNIVLLVTLFSDPYNYFRSRSTTYFVASMSLSDFLSGLFVQPLYSACMLCIGSGHEQPKLCDISLVFSHVTTKISIFTAVALSLDRYLAVKLSWRYKNLVTIRKVMVCNIFIWLFSVIFEVSHSVVESENIFDLVDLHLQTTVPLVLLSCVYAAAYIEFRRYSRNVVFRQALPGGRSRTVVQNIRLEKKIVWTMVIVNVVIFISISPFLIAKKLENGCLKEKSSECSGVGFEALKALSVPMLCISSTLNPFLYAWRIPQYRQAVIAVKNRTCFSGQR is encoded by the coding sequence ATGAACGAAGCAAATGAAATGTCTCACGACCATGATCATGAACATGGAGCGGGAATAATTTCATCAGCAACAGTCGCCATTGTGGCAGGAATTTTCAGCTTGACATTTTCGTCAGCTACAATTTTAACGAACATTGTTCTTTTAGTCACACTCTTCAGCGATCCCTACAATTATTTTCGATCTCGCAGTACCACATATTTCGTGGCAAGTATGTCTTTGAGCGATTTTCTTTCAGGCTTGTTTGTACAGCCTTTGTATTCGGCCTGTATGCTTTGCATTGGATCTGGACATGAGCAGCCCAAACTTTGCGATATTTCGCTTGTTTTCTCACATGTGACTACTAAGATCTCAATCTTTACAGCTGTTGCTTTATCATTGGATAGGTATCTAGCTGTGAAGCTTTCGTGGCGATACAAAAACCTTGTAACAATCCGAAAGGTCATGGTTTGTAACATTTTCATCTGGCTGTTCTCTGTGATATTTGAAGTATCACATTCTGTTGTTGAATCCGAAAACATTTTCGATTTGGTTGATCTTCACCTTCAAACCACGGTTCCATTAGTTCTTTTGAGTTGCGTTTATGCTGCCGCTTACATTGAATTTCGTCGTTACTCAAGAAATGTCGTTTTTAGACAAGCCCTTCCAGGTGGAAGATCTCGTACAGTTGTTCAGAACATTCGACTGGAAAAGAAGATAGTTTGGACAATGGTAATAGTCAATGTTGTGATATTTATATCTATTTCGCCCTTCTTAATCgcaaaaaaattagaaaatggCTGTTTAAAAGAGAAAAGCAGTGAATGTAGTGGGGTGGGTTTTGAAGCCTTGAAAGCTCTTTCAGTACCAATGTTGTGTATAAGCTCTACGCTAAACCCATTCCTTTACGCTTGGAGAATACCACAATACAGGCAAGCCGTAATTGCGGTTAAAAACAGGACATGCTTTTCGGGTCAAAGATAA
- the LOC138022022 gene encoding adrenocorticotropic hormone receptor-like, whose amino-acid sequence MNEANEMSHDHDHEHGAGIISTATVAIVAGIFSLTFSSATVLTNIVLLFTLFSDPYNYFRSRGTTYFVASLSLSDFLSGLFVQPLYSACMLCIGSGHEQPKLCDISLIFSHVTTKISIFTVVALALDRYLAVKLSWRYKNLVTIRKVMVCNIFVWLFSVVFEVSHSVVESENIFDLVDLHLQTTVPLVLLSCVYAAAYIEFRRYSRNVVFRQALTGGRSRKFVQNIRLAKKIVWTVVIINVVIFISFSPYLIAKNLENGCLKKKSSECSGVGFEALKALSVPMLCISSALNPFLYAWRIPKYRQAVIAVKNRACFSC is encoded by the coding sequence ATGAACGAAGCAAATGAAATGTCTCACGACCATGATCATGAACATGGAGCAGGAATAATTTCAACAGCAACAGTCGCCATTGTGGCAGGAATTTTCAGCTTGACATTTTCTTCAGCTACAGTTTTAACGAACATTGTTCTTTTATTCACACTCTTCAGCGATCCCTACAATTATTTTCGATCTCGCGGTACCACATATTTCGTGGCAAGTCTGTCTTTGAGCGATTTTCTTTCAGGTTTGTTTGTACAGCCTTTGTATTCGGCTTGTATGCTTTGCATTGGATCTGGACATGAGCAGCCCAAACTTTGCGATATTTCGCTTATTTTCTCACATGTGACTACTAAGATTTCAATTTTTACAGTGGTTGCCTTAGCATTGGATAGGTATCTAGCTGTGAAGCTTTCATGGCGATACAAAAACCTTGTAACAATCCGAAAGGTCATGGTTTGTAACATTTTCGTCTGGCTGTTCTCTGTGGTATTCGAAGTATCACATTCTGTTGTTGAATCCGAAAACATTTTCGATTTGGTTGATCTTCACCTTCAAACCACGGTCCCATTAGTTCTTTTGAGTTGCGTTTATGCTGCCGCTTACATTGAATTTCGTCGTTACTCAAGAAACGTGGTTTTTAGGCAAGCCCTTACAGGTGGAAGATCTCGTAAGTTTGTGCAGAACATTCGACTCGCAAAGAAGATAGTTTGGACAGTCGTAATAATCAATGTTGTGATATTTATATCTTTTTCGCCGTATTTAATCGCAAAAAATTTAGAAAATGgctgtttaaaaaagaaaagcagtgaaTGTAGTGGGGTGGGTTTTGAAGCCTTGAAAGCTCTTTCAGTACCAATGTTGTGTATAAGCTCTGCGCTAAACCCATTCCTTTACGCTTGGAGAATACCAAAATACAGGCAAGCCGTAATTGCGGTTAAAAACAGGGCGTGCTTTTCGTGTTAA
- the LOC138021708 gene encoding adrenocorticotropic hormone receptor-like: MNEANEMSHDHDHEHGAGIISSATVAIVAGIFSLTFSSATILTNIVLLFTLFSDPYNYFRSRSTSYFVASLSLSDFLSGLFVQPLYSACMLRIGSGHEQPKFCDISLIFSHVTTKISIFTAVALSLDRYLAVKLSWRYKNLVTIRKVIVCNIFIWLFSVIFEVSHPVVESENIFDLVDLHLQTTVPLVLLSCVYAAAYIEFRRYSRNVVFGQALPGGRSRTVVQNIRLEKKIVWTVVIINVVIFISFSPYLIAKKLENGCLKEKSSECSGVGFEALKALSVPMLCISSALNPFLYAWRIPQYRQAVIAVKNRACLSCQR, from the coding sequence ATGAACGAAGCAAATGAAATGTCTCACGACCATGATCATGAACACGGAGCGGGAATAATTTCATCAGCAACAGTCGCCATTGTGGCAGGAATTTTCAGCTTGACATTTTCTTCAGCTACAATTTTAACGAACATTGTTCTTTTATTCACACTCTTCAGCGATCCCTACAATTATTTTCGATCTCGCAGTACCTCATATTTCGTGGCAAGTCTGTCTTTGAGCGATTTTCTTTCAGGCTTGTTTGTACAGCCTTTGTATTCGGCTTGTATGCTTCGCATTGGATCTGGACATGAGCAGCCCAAATTTTGCGATATTTCGCTTATTTTCTCACATGTGACTACTAAGATCTCAATCTTTACAGCTGTTGCTTTATCATTGGATAGGTATCTAGCTGTGAAGCTTTCGTGGCGATACAAAAACCTTGTAACAATCCGAAAGGTCATTGTTTGTAACATTTTCATCTGGCTGTTCTCTGTGATATTTGAAGTATCACATCCTGTTGTTGAATCCGAAAACATTTTCGATTTGGTTGATCTTCACCTTCAAACCACGGTCCCATTAGTTCTTTTGAGTTGCGTTTATGCTGCCGCTTACATTGAATTTCGTCGTTACTCAAGAAACGTCGTTTTTGGACAAGCCCTTCCAGGTGGAAGATCTCGTACAGTTGTTCAGAACATTCGACTCGAAAAGAAGATAGTTTGGACAGTCGTAATAATCAATGTTGTGATATTTATATCTTTTTCGCCGTATTTAATCgcaaaaaaattagaaaatggCTGTTTAAAAGAGAAAAGCAGTGAATGTAGTGGGGTGGGTTTTGAAGCCTTGAAAGCTCTTTCAGTACCAATGTTGTGTATAAGCTCTGCGCTAAACCCATTCCTTTACGCTTGGAGAATACCACAATACAGGCAAGCCGTAATTGCGGTTAAAAACAGGGCATGCCTTTCGTGTCAAAGATAA